A window of Hymenobacter siberiensis genomic DNA:
TCGAGCCACATTACGGGTGGGCTATGTCGCTCGAAAACAAGTTGATTTACCCTTCGTTGGGATTTAGCCGGGTTCCGTATTTGCCCAAGCCCGCTGGTAAAATAAAGAGGCTCTGTAACGCGCCGCTCGAAGAATACGCGGAATTGATATCGTTGCGCGACACGGGAGAAGAAAATTATTATCATTTCTACAACGACGTATTGGCCAAGCTTTTTTTTCTGGAAGAAAAGCTGAAATTATTGCCGAGTGTACCGATTTTAATTAGTAAAAAACTTTACGACCGGGCCTATTTTCAGTATTTTCTGAGCCACCCGTATTTGCGCGACCGGCGTTGGGTAGTACAGGACACGCAATACATTCGTAGTCACCGAACTTATTTCTGTAAGCCACTGACACACACGCCGCAGTTTTACTCGCGTATTCTGGACATGGTTCGTCCCGCAGACCGGCAGGAAACCAGCAGTCAAGACCGACGCATTTTTATCATGCGCAGCCCCAAGCGGCTACGTTTTGTGGAGAATAACGCCGAGGTTGCGAATGTGTGCCAAGAGCTTGGTTTTGAGACGCTTGATTTTGATGAATTGACGCTGCCGCAGCAAATTCGTATCATGCGGCAGGCCCGCTACGTGGTGGGTATTCACGGTGCCGGGTTAGCAAACATGCTGTTTCGGGGCGGACAGCCGATGGGATTATTGGAAATTTACCCACCGGCCACTCATTTTCCTTTTCACTACATTTTAGTGGCAAATCAACTCGGCTTTCAGTACGACGGACTGATTGGACAACCGGGAACGCAGGCTTTTTCGGGCGGATTTCGGGTAGATACCGACGAATTACGGCAGCGTTTGGAGGTGTTGCTACAACGCTGATTCGGGTATAACTATAACAAGGTTTGCTTGTG
This region includes:
- a CDS encoding glycosyltransferase family 61 protein, with amino-acid sequence MEATIWVALHQIVTGTDKVVINVICLSAMRESIKKTLKKLLPLVLLRQVQLAVNKARIKTIDKIRFPEQPFQQADFIIRRDDYPFRIYTPETTHLDARLRQQFEQDNIDWTQDEYLLIYDKPCIIEPHYGWAMSLENKLIYPSLGFSRVPYLPKPAGKIKRLCNAPLEEYAELISLRDTGEENYYHFYNDVLAKLFFLEEKLKLLPSVPILISKKLYDRAYFQYFLSHPYLRDRRWVVQDTQYIRSHRTYFCKPLTHTPQFYSRILDMVRPADRQETSSQDRRIFIMRSPKRLRFVENNAEVANVCQELGFETLDFDELTLPQQIRIMRQARYVVGIHGAGLANMLFRGGQPMGLLEIYPPATHFPFHYILVANQLGFQYDGLIGQPGTQAFSGGFRVDTDELRQRLEVLLQR